In Bacillus sp. FJAT-45037, the following are encoded in one genomic region:
- a CDS encoding DUF1538 domain-containing protein — MGQVKDTVKEVVFAVLPITMVIVILQFTLIWLPMEVFVQFLIGVVLVSVGLIFFLLGVHVGLLPIGEMIGSTLPKTKKVWLIIAVGFVLGFVVTLAEPDVRVLSQQIDDVSAGEISQMVLIYSVALGVGIFVALAMMRIIFSIQLKWLLLGGYSIVFLLAIVTPATYIPISFDSGGVTTGPMTVPFILALGVGVSSVLRGKSSSSDSFGLVALASIGPIIAVQVLGVIYG; from the coding sequence ATGGGGCAAGTAAAAGATACAGTAAAAGAAGTGGTTTTTGCTGTACTACCGATAACAATGGTCATTGTCATCTTACAATTTACACTTATTTGGCTACCGATGGAAGTTTTTGTTCAGTTTTTAATTGGAGTCGTACTGGTCAGTGTAGGTCTGATTTTCTTTTTATTGGGGGTACACGTCGGATTGCTTCCTATTGGGGAAATGATTGGCTCAACATTACCGAAGACAAAAAAAGTTTGGTTAATTATTGCGGTTGGGTTTGTTTTAGGTTTTGTTGTAACGCTTGCCGAACCTGATGTTCGTGTCCTATCTCAACAAATTGATGATGTTTCTGCTGGAGAAATCTCACAAATGGTCTTAATCTATTCTGTTGCATTGGGTGTAGGTATTTTTGTTGCTCTTGCGATGATGCGTATTATTTTTTCGATTCAATTAAAGTGGTTACTATTAGGTGGATATAGTATCGTCTTTTTATTAGCGATTGTCACACCAGCAACGTATATTCCAATTTCCTTTGATTCTGGGGGAGTGACGACTGGTCCAATGACTGTTCCGTTTATCTTAGCTTTAGGAGTAGGTGTTTCTTCTGTATTGCGCGGTAAGTCTTCATCGAGTGATAGCTTTGGTTTAGTGGCGCTAGCGTCAATCGGTCCTATTATTGCCGTGCAAGTGTTAGGAGTGATCTACGGATGA
- a CDS encoding DUF1538 domain-containing protein yields MNIVIFEGFGEVLLEVFFALLPLLLFFLVFQFFFLKLEKKKLINIGKGMILSFIGLALFLQGVHVGFFPAGELMGEKLGELSYSWVLIPIGFILGFVATFAEPAVRILNEQVEKVSGGYISEKVMLYTLSIGVGVSISLSMLRILAGFSLWYYILPGYLLAVILVLISSQTFTAIAFDSGGVATGPMTVTFILAIAVGVASVTEGRDPLIDGFGMIALVALAPILSVLILGILYERKGRDQRETQS; encoded by the coding sequence ATGAATATCGTAATATTCGAAGGGTTTGGCGAGGTTTTATTAGAAGTATTCTTTGCGCTACTACCATTGTTGTTGTTTTTCCTTGTCTTCCAATTTTTCTTTTTGAAACTTGAAAAGAAGAAGTTAATTAATATAGGTAAAGGAATGATTTTATCCTTTATCGGATTGGCGTTATTTTTACAAGGAGTACATGTTGGTTTTTTTCCGGCAGGAGAACTAATGGGCGAGAAATTAGGAGAGTTATCTTACAGTTGGGTGCTTATTCCGATCGGATTTATTTTAGGGTTTGTTGCCACGTTTGCCGAACCTGCTGTTCGAATATTAAATGAGCAGGTCGAGAAAGTTTCTGGAGGATACATTTCTGAAAAAGTGATGCTTTACACGTTATCAATTGGTGTTGGAGTATCAATCTCGCTTTCGATGCTCAGAATTTTAGCTGGTTTCTCATTATGGTACTACATTTTACCAGGCTATCTACTTGCTGTTATTTTAGTGCTAATCTCAAGCCAAACATTTACAGCGATTGCTTTTGATTCAGGAGGAGTGGCTACAGGCCCTATGACGGTTACCTTCATTTTGGCGATTGCCGTAGGTGTCGCTTCTGTAACAGAGGGAAGAGATCCACTTATTGATGGGTTTGGTATGATTGCTCTTGTTGCATTAGCCCCAATATTATCCGTCTTAATACTTGGAATCTTGTATGAGAGGAAAGGCAGGGATCAACGTGAAACGCAATCATAA
- a CDS encoding P-II family nitrogen regulator, producing MKRNHNHQLFVTIVKKNQASKLVKAAKEAGAEGATILYARGSGIHENKEFLGIPMENEKELILTVAKQRIMKNIVEAVVRAGSLNQSGKGIGFIISLPHITGISHLKKEIDETDDDFKMEGVDFMAEEHIPFELIVTIVNKGEADLVLDSSMEAGAEGGTVINGRGSGIHEKATFFNIPIEPGKDVVLTLIHQKRREKVLKAIETGVGLNESGKGIAFVIDVERVVGINHVIDELKDGKKK from the coding sequence GTGAAACGCAATCATAATCACCAACTTTTTGTAACAATTGTTAAAAAGAATCAAGCAAGTAAACTAGTTAAAGCGGCAAAAGAAGCAGGAGCCGAAGGGGCGACAATTCTTTATGCAAGAGGTAGTGGGATCCATGAGAATAAGGAATTTCTAGGGATACCAATGGAGAATGAGAAAGAGCTAATTTTAACTGTTGCTAAACAAAGAATCATGAAGAATATTGTTGAAGCTGTTGTACGTGCTGGTTCCTTGAATCAATCAGGTAAAGGAATCGGATTCATTATCTCATTACCACATATTACAGGAATCTCTCATTTAAAAAAGGAAATAGATGAAACCGATGACGATTTTAAGATGGAGGGGGTAGATTTCATGGCAGAAGAACATATACCTTTTGAATTAATCGTAACAATTGTGAATAAGGGAGAGGCCGACCTTGTGCTAGATTCTTCAATGGAGGCAGGGGCAGAAGGTGGAACTGTCATTAATGGACGTGGCTCTGGCATTCATGAGAAAGCGACCTTCTTTAACATCCCTATCGAACCAGGAAAAGATGTTGTTCTAACATTAATTCATCAAAAACGTCGAGAAAAGGTTCTAAAGGCAATTGAGACAGGTGTTGGTTTAAATGAATCAGGCAAAGGGATCGCTTTTGTTATTGATGTTGAACGAGTCGTTGGTATAAACCATGTCATAGACGAGCTAAAAGACGGTAAGAAAAAATGA
- a CDS encoding protein-tyrosine phosphatase family protein gives MSATNYQHLITNRIFIGGADDVKDVLENEKVDVVFDLRAEAPAERTIHQAIHCPIVDDEMKQDESIKQSIDQVVKAFNEGKNVYFHCQGGSNRTGTVAIGTLLSLGEASSIEEGEQIAQSKRAKIKVKPEMKDSLSRLFPNT, from the coding sequence ATGTCAGCAACGAATTATCAACACTTAATAACGAACCGTATTTTTATCGGTGGAGCCGATGATGTGAAGGATGTACTGGAGAATGAAAAAGTAGATGTTGTCTTTGACTTGAGGGCTGAGGCTCCAGCGGAACGTACTATTCATCAAGCGATCCATTGTCCAATTGTCGATGATGAAATGAAACAAGATGAGTCTATCAAGCAATCGATTGATCAAGTTGTTAAAGCATTCAACGAAGGAAAGAATGTATATTTCCATTGTCAAGGCGGAAGTAATCGTACTGGAACGGTAGCAATTGGAACGCTACTGTCTTTAGGAGAGGCGAGTTCAATTGAAGAGGGAGAGCAGATTGCTCAATCGAAAAGAGCGAAAATTAAGGTGAAACCAGAAATGAAAGATTCATTGTCGCGACTGTTTCCAAATACATAA
- a CDS encoding ketopantoate reductase family protein: MKFLIVGAGAVGGYFGGRLLEKGEDVTFLVRYKRQEQLLDQGLLIESIHGDFRSIPKTIVEGEKGQFDVIMIGTKSYHLEQAIEAVKPFLHEKTVVIPMLNGFAHLNILKQAFRQDKILGGLCFIESTVTEEGLIQQTSKVHQFMFGEFDGTYSERVQKIEQAFSNTNAMIKVSDSILQEMWHKYLFITTMSGVTSLFKQPVGPIRELAEGKATIKALLKEIATIMRAEGAPLAEGIEEIQYERFLSLEAGMKSSMQRDMEKRGLVEVDHLQGYLLEKAADHRLKAPILTTVYVNLKLYEKQLHEEKRWSLL; encoded by the coding sequence ATGAAATTTCTAATTGTTGGTGCTGGAGCTGTAGGTGGCTATTTTGGTGGACGTCTTCTCGAAAAAGGGGAAGATGTGACCTTTCTCGTTCGATACAAACGTCAAGAACAGCTATTGGATCAAGGGTTACTAATTGAGAGTATCCACGGCGACTTCCGAAGCATCCCAAAAACCATAGTTGAAGGGGAAAAAGGTCAGTTTGATGTGATTATGATTGGCACGAAATCGTATCATTTAGAACAAGCAATTGAAGCGGTAAAGCCTTTCTTACATGAAAAAACGGTAGTTATACCAATGTTAAATGGATTTGCTCATCTAAATATATTAAAACAAGCATTTAGACAAGATAAGATTCTCGGAGGGTTATGTTTCATTGAATCAACCGTTACTGAAGAGGGTCTTATCCAGCAAACAAGCAAAGTTCATCAATTTATGTTTGGCGAGTTTGATGGTACGTACTCAGAACGAGTTCAAAAGATTGAACAAGCCTTTTCAAATACAAATGCGATGATTAAGGTTAGTGATTCGATCCTACAAGAGATGTGGCATAAATACTTATTTATTACAACGATGTCAGGCGTTACGTCTTTATTTAAGCAACCAGTTGGTCCGATAAGAGAACTTGCTGAAGGGAAAGCAACAATTAAAGCTTTATTGAAAGAAATAGCTACAATTATGCGTGCAGAAGGTGCCCCTTTAGCAGAAGGGATTGAAGAGATTCAATACGAGCGATTTCTATCTCTTGAAGCTGGTATGAAGTCTTCAATGCAGCGAGATATGGAGAAACGTGGGTTGGTTGAGGTCGATCACTTGCAAGGTTATTTATTAGAAAAAGCTGCTGACCATCGACTAAAGGCACCGATATTAACGACGGTTTATGTTAATTTAAAATTATATGAAAAACAATTGCATGAAGAGAAACGCTGGTCCCTTTTATAA
- a CDS encoding DEAD/DEAH box helicase: MFKKTLEQVLEEIKSSEETKDQIIHWEVLEAVEAKTKPFPVTIDKKIQLALRKRGIGELYIHQHEAITHATKGNHVVAVTPTASGKTLCYNIPVLQQILKDEESRALYLFPTKALAQDQKSEMNELIEEMGVDVKCFTYDGDTAPTIRQAVRKAGHVVITNPDMLHSAILPHHTKWVAFFENLKYVVIDELHTYRGVFGSHVANVVRRLKRIAAYYGCYPTFICTSATIANPRELAEELTGQPMKLVDQNGAPRGKKHFLFYNPPVVNESMNIRKSATVEVNNLAKHFLQNKIQTIVFAKSRVRVEIILSHLQELTKKQIGPDTIRGYRGGYLPKQRREIERGLRSGDIIGVVSTNALELGVDIGQLQVCIMTGYPGSIASAWQQAGRAGRRQNESVIIMVAGSTPIDQYVINHPDYFFERSPESARINPDNLVILVDHLKCAAYELPFRQGETFDGVEIEDILEFLTEEKVLLHRVDKWYWMNDAFPAHGISLRSASQENVIIIDQSDVAKPQVIGEMDRFSAMTLLHDEAIYLHQGVQYQVEYLDWDEKKAFVREVAVEYFTDANLAVQLKVLEEDLEKEEAFAKISFGDVMVNAKATLFKKIKLTTFENIGSGPIHLPEEELHTNAMWVSFYDSVVSEYSEGAFDQALIGLAHLFQHVAPVFVMCDRSDLHVIPQMKADHSEKPTIFMYDRYPGGIGLAKEVYKNIDLILENVTTLVQSCSCEHGCPACVGASGEAGNQVKSTVMRLVKMLQTVQRGESNGA, from the coding sequence ATGTTTAAGAAAACACTTGAGCAAGTATTAGAGGAAATCAAATCAAGTGAAGAGACAAAAGACCAGATTATACATTGGGAAGTGTTAGAAGCTGTTGAAGCGAAGACGAAGCCTTTCCCAGTAACTATAGATAAAAAGATTCAACTTGCCCTGAGAAAAAGAGGGATTGGAGAATTGTATATTCATCAACATGAAGCGATTACTCACGCGACAAAAGGGAACCATGTTGTCGCAGTAACCCCAACAGCATCAGGGAAAACATTGTGTTACAACATACCTGTTTTGCAGCAGATTTTAAAGGATGAAGAGAGTCGTGCGCTGTATTTATTCCCGACTAAAGCATTAGCTCAAGATCAAAAAAGTGAAATGAATGAGCTGATTGAAGAAATGGGAGTAGATGTGAAGTGCTTTACCTATGACGGAGATACAGCCCCTACCATTAGACAAGCCGTTAGAAAAGCTGGTCATGTCGTTATTACGAACCCTGATATGCTTCATTCAGCGATTTTACCTCATCACACAAAATGGGTAGCCTTTTTTGAAAACCTAAAATATGTCGTAATCGATGAACTTCATACGTACCGTGGTGTATTTGGTAGTCATGTTGCTAATGTGGTTCGTAGATTGAAACGAATTGCTGCTTACTATGGCTGCTATCCAACTTTTATTTGTACGTCAGCCACAATCGCCAATCCTAGAGAGTTGGCCGAAGAATTGACCGGTCAACCAATGAAGTTAGTTGACCAAAACGGTGCACCAAGAGGAAAAAAGCATTTTCTCTTTTACAATCCACCGGTTGTGAATGAATCGATGAACATCCGTAAGAGTGCAACGGTTGAAGTAAATAATCTAGCAAAACATTTCTTACAAAACAAAATTCAAACGATTGTTTTTGCTAAAAGCCGTGTTCGAGTAGAGATTATATTAAGTCACCTACAAGAGTTAACGAAAAAACAGATCGGTCCAGATACGATCCGTGGCTACCGCGGTGGTTATTTACCTAAACAACGACGAGAGATTGAAAGAGGATTACGCTCTGGTGACATCATAGGCGTTGTAAGCACGAATGCGCTTGAACTTGGTGTAGATATTGGACAATTACAGGTATGCATCATGACAGGGTACCCAGGTTCAATTGCAAGTGCGTGGCAACAGGCAGGTCGGGCAGGGCGGAGACAGAATGAATCGGTGATTATTATGGTGGCAGGTTCTACTCCGATTGATCAATATGTGATCAATCACCCTGATTATTTCTTTGAGCGTTCACCTGAATCAGCGCGGATTAATCCAGATAATTTAGTCATCTTAGTTGATCATTTAAAGTGTGCTGCCTATGAGCTTCCATTTAGACAAGGTGAGACGTTTGATGGGGTGGAGATTGAGGATATACTAGAGTTTCTTACAGAAGAAAAGGTTCTTCTTCATCGAGTAGATAAGTGGTATTGGATGAATGATGCATTCCCTGCACACGGGATTAGTCTCCGGTCAGCTTCACAAGAGAATGTGATCATCATTGATCAATCGGATGTAGCGAAACCACAGGTCATTGGTGAAATGGATCGGTTTAGTGCAATGACACTTCTACATGACGAGGCGATTTATCTTCATCAAGGTGTGCAGTACCAAGTGGAATACCTCGATTGGGATGAAAAGAAAGCATTTGTGCGTGAAGTTGCTGTTGAATACTTTACGGATGCTAACTTAGCTGTTCAATTAAAGGTGTTAGAAGAGGATTTAGAAAAAGAGGAAGCATTTGCTAAGATCTCATTTGGGGATGTAATGGTAAATGCAAAGGCGACTCTTTTTAAGAAAATTAAATTAACAACGTTTGAAAATATCGGTTCTGGTCCGATTCATTTGCCTGAAGAAGAGCTTCATACGAATGCTATGTGGGTCAGCTTTTACGACTCGGTTGTCTCGGAGTATAGTGAGGGAGCCTTTGACCAAGCATTAATTGGACTTGCTCATTTGTTTCAACATGTTGCTCCTGTCTTTGTTATGTGCGACCGATCTGATTTGCATGTAATTCCTCAGATGAAAGCTGATCATTCAGAAAAACCGACGATCTTTATGTACGATCGATATCCTGGTGGGATCGGACTTGCTAAAGAAGTATATAAAAATATCGATCTTATATTAGAGAATGTGACAACGCTTGTGCAATCTTGCTCATGTGAACACGGCTGTCCAGCTTGTGTTGGAGCATCAGGCGAAGCAGGAAATCAAGTGAAATCAACAGTCATGCGACTAGTGAAAATGTTGCAAACGGTGCAGAGGGGAGAAAGTAATGGCGCTTAA